TGATGTTTATATGCAAATTAATTAACGTATCCACACGATTACAATCCTTAATTAACGATGATGAATAATGCGAGCATACGACGTTTACAGGATGATGAAGACTACAACTGTCTGTGGCGTTGTCATTTAGCATTcaaaaaagtttattttacaACTGTGAAACAAGTTCGATCTTTGATGAAACCTGAAGTACCCGACTAAAAACCCACAGGGGACAGGGGACAGGGGACCTCATACCTCTTCATGTCTGATCGGGGAAATCGACATTCATTAAATTTTCTCTTAAAGCTATAGCGATAAACTAACTTTCTGAGTATGTCTTCCACTAGTCATAAAGTCACCAATCACAGTTGAGTGGGAAATACGTTGGTGAAATGAATATCAGCGTTCTAGACGGCATCGTTCAAAGCTTGTGGCATGTGTGATGCGTGTCTAAATAGTGAGCTCGTGTCATGTGTGATGCATGTTTAAATATTGATCTCGTGTCATGTGTGATGCATGTCTGAATAGTGAGTTCGTGTCATATGTGATGCATGTCTAAATAGTGAGTTCGTGTCATGTGTGATGCATGTCAAAATAGTGATCTCGTGTCATGTGTGATGCATGTCTAAATAGTAAGTTTGTGTCATGTGTAATGCGTGTCTAGATAGTGACCTCGTGTCATGTGTGATGCATGTCTAAATAGTAAGTTTGTGTCATGCGTGATGCGTGTCTAGATAGTGACCTCGTGTCATGTGTGATGCATGTCTAAAGAGTGAGTTCGTGTCATACGTGATGCGTGTCTAAATAGTGAGCTTGTGTCATGTGTGATGCGTGTCTAAATAGTGAGCTCGTGTCATGTGTGATGCATGTCTAAATAGTAAGTTTGTGTCATGCGTGATGCGTGTCTAAATAGTGAGCTCTTGTCATGTGTAATGCGTGTCTAAATAGTGAGCTTGTATCATGTATGATGCGTGTCGAGATATGGGCTTGTGTCATGTGTAATGCGTGTTTAAATAGTGAGCTCGTGTCATGTGTGATGCATGTCTAAATAGTAAGTTTGTGTCATGCGTGATGCGTGTCTAGATAGTGAGCTCGTGTCATGTGTGATGCGTGTCTAAATAGTGAGCTTGTAGCATGTGTGATGCGTGTCGAGATATGGGCTTGTGCCATGTGTAATGCGTGTCTTGATAGTGAGCTCGTGTCATGTGTGATGCATGTCTAAATAGTAAGTTTGTGTCATGCGTGATGCGTGTCTAAATAGTGAGCTCGTGTCATGTGTGATGCATGTCTAAATAGTAAGTTTGTGTCATGCGTGATGCGGGTCTAGATAGTGAGCTCATGTCATGTGTAATGCGTGTCTAAATAGTGAGCTTGTATCATGTATGATGCGTGTCGAGATATGGGCTTGTGTCATGTGTAATGCGTGTTTAAATAGTGAGCTCGTGTCATGTGTGATGCATGTCTAAATAGTAAGTTTGTGTCATGCGTGATGCGTGTCTAGATAGTGAGCTCGTGTCATGTGTGATGCGTGTCTAAATAGTGAGCTTGTAGCATGTGTGATGCGTGTTGAGATATGGGCTTGTGCCATGTGTAATGCGTGTCTAGATAGTGAGCTCGTGTCATGTGTGATGCATGTCTAAATAGTAAGTTTGTGTCATGCGTGATGCGTGTCTAAATAGTGAGCTCGTGTCATGTGTGATGCGTGTCTAAATAGTGAGCTTGCAGCATGTGTGATGCGTGTCGAGATATGGGCTTGTGCCATGTGTAATGCGTGTCTAGATAGTGAGCTCGTGTCATGAGTGATGTGTGTCCAAATAGTGAGCTCGTGTGATGTGTGATGCATGTCTAGTGAGTTCGTGTCATGTGTGATGCATGTCTAAATAGTCATCTCGTGTCATGTGTGATGCATGTCTAAATAGTAAGTTTGTGTCATGCGTGATGCGTGTCTAGATAGTGACCTCGTGTCATGTGTGATGCATGTCTAAAGAGTGAGTTCGTGTCATGCGTGATGCGTGTCTAAATAGTGAGCTTGTGACATGTGTGATGCGTGCTTAAATAGTGCGCTCGTGCCATGTGTGATGCGTGTCCAAATAGTGAGCTTGTAGCATGTGTGATGCGTGTCGAGATATAGGCTTGTGCCATGTGTAATGCGTGTCTAGATAGTGAGCTCGTGTCATGTGTGATGCATGTCTAAATAGTAAGTTTGTGTCATGCGTGATGCGTGTCTAGATATTGACCTCGTGTCATGTGTGATGCATGTCTAAATAGTAAGTTTGTGTCATGCGTGATGCGGGTCTAGATAGTGAGCTCATGTCATGTGTGATGCGTGTCTAAATAGTGAGCTTGCAGCATATGTGATGCGTGTCGAGATATAGGCTTGTGCCATGTGTAATGCGTGTCTAGATAGTGAGCTCGTGTCATGTGTGATGCATGTCTAAAGAGTGAGTTCGTGTCATGCGTGGTGCGTGTCTAAATAGTGAGCTTGTGTCATGTGTGATGCGTGTCTAAATAGTGAGCTTGTAGCATGTGTGATGCGTGTCGAGATATGGGCTTGTGCCATGTGTAATGCGTGTCTAGATAGTGAGCTCGTGTCATGTGTGATGCATGTCTAAAGAGTGAGTTCGTGTCATGCGTGATGCGTGTCTAAATAGTGAGCTTGTAGCATGTGTGATGCGTGTCTAAATAGTGCGCTCGTGTCATGTGTGATGCGTGTCTAAATAGTGAGCTTGTAGCATGTGTGATGCGTGTCGAGATATGGGCTTGTGCCATGTGTAATGCGTGTCTAGATAGTGAGTTCGTGTCATGTGTGATGCATGTCTAAATAGTAAGTTTGTGCCATGCGTGATGCGTGTCTAGATAGTGACCTCGTGTCATGTGTGATGCATGTCTAAAGAGTGAGCTTGTAGCATGTGTGATGCGTGTCTAAATAGTACGCTCGTGTCATGTGTGATGCGTGTCTAAATAGTGAGCTTGTAGCATGCGTGATGCGTGTCGAGATATGGGCTTGTGCCATGTGTAATGCGTGTCTAGATAGTGAGCTCGTGCCATGTGTGATGCATGTCTAAATAGTAAGTTTGTGTCATGCGTGATGCGGGTCTAGATAGTGAGCTCATGTCATGTGTGATGCGTGTCTAAATAGTGAGCTTGCAGCATGTGTGATGCGTGTCGAGATATGGGCTTGTGCCATGTGTAATGCGTGTCTAGATAGTGAGCTCGTGTCATGAGTGATGTGTGTCTAAATAGTGAGCTCGTGTCATGTGTGATGCGTGTCTAAATAGTGAGCTTGTGTCATGTGTGATGCGTGTCTAAATAGTGAGCTTGTAGCATGTGTGATGCGTGTCGAGATATGGGCTTGTGCCATGTGTAATGCGTGTCTAGATAGTGAGCTCGTGTCATGTGTGATGCATGTCTAAATAGTAAGTTTGTGCCATGCGTGATGCGTGTCTAGATAGTGACCTCGTGTCATGTGTGATGCGTGTCTAGATAGTGAGCTCGTGTCATGTGTGATGCATGTCTGAATAGTGAGTTCGTGTCATATGTGATGCATGTCTAAATAGTGAGTTCGTGTCATGTGTGATGCATGTCAAAATAGTGATCTCGTGTCATGTGTGATGCATGTCTAAATAGTAAGTTTGTGTCATGTGTAATGCGTGTCTAGATAGTGACCTCGTGTCATGTGTGATGCATGTCTAAATAGTAAGTTTGTGTCATGCGTGATGCGTGTCTAGATAGTGACCTCGTGTCATGTGTGATGCATGTCTAAAGAGTGAGTTCGTGTCATACGTGATGCGTGTCTAAATAGTGAGCTTGTGTCATGTGTGATGCGTGTCTAAATAGTGAGCTTGCAGCATATGTGATGCGTGTCGAGATATAGGCTTGTGCCATGTGTAATGCGTGTCTAGATAGTGAGCTCGTGTCATGTGTGATGCATGTCTAAAGAGTGAGTTCGTGTCATGCGTGATGCGTGTCTAAATAGTGAGCTTGTGTCATGTGTGATGCGTGTCTAAATAGTGAGCTTGTAGCATGTGTGATGCGTGTCGAGATATGGGCTTGTGCCATGTGTAATGCGTGTCTAGATAGTGAGCTCGTGTCATGTGTGATGCATGTCTAAAGAGTGAGTTCGTGTCATGCGTGATGCGTGTCTAAATAGTGAGCTTGTAGCATGTGTGATGCGTGTCTAAATAGTGCGCTCGTGTCATGTGTGATGCGTGTCTAAATAGTGAGCTTGTAGCATGTGTGATGCGTGTCGAGATATGGGCTTGTGCCATGTGTAATGCGTGTCTAGATAGTGAGTTCGTGTCATGTGTGATGCATGTCTAAATAGTAAGTTTGTGCCATGCGTGATGCGTGTCTAGATAGTGACCTCGTGTCATGTGTGATGCATGTCTAAAGAGTGAGCTTGTAGCATGTGTGATGCGTGTCTAAATAGTACGCTCGTGTCATGTGTGATGCGTGTCTAAATAGTGAGCTTGTAGCATGCGTGATGCGTGTCGAGATATGGGCTTGTGCCATGTGTAATGCGTGTCTAGATAGTGAGCTCGTGTCATGTGTGATGCATGTCTAAATAGTAAGTTTGTGTCATGCGTGATGCGGGTCTAGATAGTGAGCTCATGTCATGTGTGATGCGTGTCTAAATAGTGAGCTTGCAGCATGTGTGATGCGTGTCGAGATATGGGCTTGTGCCATGTGTAATGCGTGTCTAGATAGTGAGCTCGTGTCATGAGTGATGTGTGTCTAAATAGTGAGCTCGTGTCATGTGTGATGCGTGTCTAAATAGTGAGCTTGTGTCATGTGTGATGCGTGTCTAAAAAGTGAGCTTGTAGCATGTGTGATGCGTGTCGAGATATGGGCTTGTGCCATGTGTAATGCGTGTCTAGATAGTGAGCTCGTGTCATGTGTGATGCATGTCTAAATAGTAAGTTTGTGCCATGCGTGATGCGTGTCTAGATAGTGACCTCGTGTCATGTGTGATGCGTGTCTAGATAGTGAGCTCGTGTCATGTGTGATGCATGTCTAAAGAGTGAGTTCGTGTCATGCGTGATGCGTGTCTAAAGAGTGAGCTTGTAGCATGTGTGATGCGTGTCTAAATAGTGCGCTCGTGTCATGTGTGATGCGTGTCTAAATAGTGAGCTTGTAGCATGTGTGATGCGTGTCGAGATATGGGCTTGTGCCATGTGTAATGCGTGTCTAGATAGTGAGTTCGTGTCATGTGTGATGCATGTCTAAATAGTAAGTTTGTGCCATGCGTGATGCGTGTCTAGATAGTGACCTCGTGTCATGTGTGATGCATGTCTAAAGAGTGAGCTTGTAGCATGTGTGATGCGTGTCTAAATAGTACGCTCGTGTCATGTGTGATGCGTGTCTAAATAGTGAGCTTGTAGCATGTGTGATGCGTGTCTAAATAGTACGCTCGTGTCATGTGTGATGCGTGTCTAAATAGTGAGCTTGTAGCATGCGTGATGCGTGTCGAGATATGGGCTTGTGCCATGTGTAATGCGTGTCTAGATAGTGAGCTCGTGTCATGTGTGATGCATGTCTAAATAGTAAGTTTGTGTCATGCGTGATGCGGGTCTAGATAGTGAGCTCATGTCATGTGTGATGCGTGTCTAAATAGTGAGCTTGCAGCATGTGTGATGCGTGTCGAGATATAGGCTTGTGCCATGTGTAATGCGTGTCTAGATAGTGAGCTCGTGTCATGAGTGATGTGTGTCTAAATAGTGAGTTCGTGTCATGCGTGATGCGTGTCTAAATAGTGAGCTGTGTCCTTTGTGATGCGTGTCTAGATAGCGAGCTTGTGTCATGTTTGAAGCGTGTCTAGATAGCAAACTTGTATCAAGTGTGATGCATGATAGTGAGCTTGTGTCCTGCGTGATAAGTGCTAGATAGTGAGTTTGTGTCATGTGTGATCTAGTTCATGTTTCTAACTTATGTAATGTATGTTTGTCTGAGCAAAATGGAGTCGGTGTGTCTGGTGGCATAATGGTGCATTTCACGTAGGCGGCCGTGGTTCGATTCACGAATTGGGGGTGAAAGGTATTGGATCATCTGCTCGGTTTTCCACGGGTACTCCGTTTTCCTCTCTCACGCGCTTCGATCGAGACCAGCAAGCGTAATTACAAGAAGTTTCTTCATATAACTTGATTAGCATGTTGtatgaaataaaagaaactcACTGTAAGTGTGTATAAAGATGTGAGGTTAATTTTTGTGTCGGTGAGAGGTGGAGGAGTACTTGTACTACTCACTCTGGTTATTCATTCTGTTCGCCGGCGAAAGTCGATGAGAGTAAGTTGTATACTTCGGTTCTCGCTTCGGAGCGAGCGGGAGTATGCCTTAAACATCACTACTTTATGATACTAATTCGATTCAGTTATCTTTACTACATTgttttaagcattgatgtcatttttttagtttcatcggggtatgaaacaaattatgtttGCAAACGTggcggattcttacagaagcaaacaaaatttgtttcataccccgatgaaactaaaaaaataattgacatcaacgcttataattaatttttgaaaatgattttctaatttaaaacatgttttatgtacaattttactggttttaaatgggattctttttctcaaatcaatacgcaacgtcaattgtcgtattgtgacgtcacatttttcgcgccattctcggaatttctttcatagaagaatgaaaagaatttttcgaccaatcagatttgaatatttaccatgaaaacaaagaaaattgaTTATATTCCATATGCATTATGTAAAATGTGATAGTATGGTAGAGAGAAGCAATACTTTTCTTGTCAATCCTTACTTGGATCTAAAAACAATATAGTTTATCTACACATGAAACATATCTTGATTCCAATCGGACTGTTTTAATATCCTCAACACAATATTTGAagataatattcatatacattaagtaaatgatgaattatttttcattttttatgaaatcCTACTATTCAATTATCTCGTCAATGTTTATTGACTCATACACCATTAAATGGCTTTAAATCATGAAACATTCGTAGCAGCGTATTCTatgtctgttttttttattctgtacTCCTCTGTGAATTTAGCTTCCTGAATCCGAATGATCCAGCAAATTCGGTTAACTGTTTTCATCTATACTACATCTCGTCATATATTGTCAAGACAATAACTTgcaaaactaaaacaaatacaacCGTATTCTGGTGAATTATGATATATcgtcaattatttttatttgtttaaagcATACAATGTGCCCTCACTCCAGAAATGGAATGGATAAGCATGCAACCATATTAAAGACTCAAAAATTGGGTAACATCACTCGGTCGCTTATAGATGATTATGTATACGGCGCCTTTATTCCTCACTACCAGACCCTCACAGCCCTTTCCCCCAACGCCTCccctttcttcttttttttctatttttttatgATCTCAGCACAACGCTTTCAAcgaattgaaaaaaatatcccaGTTTAAGACAAGTCTAAATTAGGTATCAGCTATTATGAATGCGAAATCAAGAAAACGAAATGTGTATCCATTGTAGCGTGTCCTACCCATTCTGGATAAGAACATCGAttaatcaacaaaaacaaataatcaGTATGCTACTAAGTCTCTCAAATACCTTATCTATTAAGTATAGAGGTGCATATAAAAAAGggataaaatagaaaaaaatattgaaaatgatatGATAACATGAAGACCAACCAGAACACAGTGTGTGTCCGCATAGATACAACAGAGTTATCACTCTTGGTACCAAAGTACCGAAGTAATCTACTATCGCTTTCCTGCCTGATATCCCCTCTCATGTCTAGATTTAAGACCAACGAATGCGCATAAAGTTATCCAATTAATTTATTGTGATTTGAAGAATGCTTTTATATTTGTTAGaattaaacatatttctttgaaataaatatagTTGAAATCAATTTTACGAAAATGCCCTGTAATCCAAAGGCTTACATTTATCtcacaatatacataaataGGACATTGTAATAAACCATATATAAAACTAGCATCTAAATAAACATAtagaaaaaaatccatattCCATGTACAATTCCTTCAGTTCACAATACGAAATAATTATATGAtacttaaagggacatcacggtaaaaacgtttcaattttcaatgaatgtacgcCTTTTGTTCAtctccagttatgtttctgtgctgtcccaatgttcacagtcgatcctcatgtccagcttgaccacttgatttagttgggaatccccctctaaatttagcgcgaaaattatttttaaatcatcacgtaactgttttgaaatcgaggcaacacaaacacacgatagtttacaaggcgaattggattagttggacaacgatattatacagtggtttaaatgttaaataacacgttctgtatatattccggcacatatatttatgtgtaaataagtgtaaacaccgtacatatagtatagtgacagtagcgatgtactggtacagactgtataaatattaccgagtttttgtaaatattaccgagattttcatgacctactatccagcaatcaagcagaatacgagcagcgtccgcattactgctgttttcatgtttgaactgtattgtactgcttccccagtttaattctaggattgtgtttgacccattttccaattattctcttcattgcggaagctgttatcgttttcaaccgcattcgattcacattggaagccatttttgttttcaggtgttttagtgtgttgtgcgcatgcgtgttatcgtatatgtcacaaaatttgcatattcagactattgatcaacgaattgtgataacctttttataattaataattgatgttttttatatacatatatcatcaaattcgaatggttattgttcataaggatattttttttaaagatatacccaataatatgaaaaaatacaaaataaaaattggtttaccgtgatgtccctttaaatgATGAATAACATTTCTGAATTATATGAATATAAGTATTATCTACTAAATTGAAATAAGCATGAATTTACATGTTATTAGTTAAGTTGTGCAAATGaaagttataatataaaaaaacgTTTTATCAATACTACGATGATGTATGTGATTGTGTGATAAGAGTTCATCATCAGGACAAGTTTGCTAGTGTGTTAATTTGCTAAAATATATTCCACAAAATATTTCTACTATCATATTACACTGTTGTTCTGTTAATATATTTCGTGGGTAATATTGATCCACGAAATAAATAACTGGGGAATATGCTAAAACATCTAGAAGGATATACatcaattttaatatatataaatgaatgttCTAGTAGTGTTACAGACATTATTTCACCGGAAAAGGTTAGACAATACAAAAAAAGCCTTAAACTATTACCACAAACgtgactgatgttatatatcaggaaTGTCACTAAAACGAACACCTTCAAGACCCCTTGCTGTCATGCTTTCAGTGTGGTACAGGGATTTCCTCCAGAACACCTTTCTATAACATTTGGAGGAATGAACATTTAGTCGAAAATACTCTGATTGTGTCTCTTTCGTGAACCTTAATTTGGATTTTGGTAACAAACCCTATCATTCTATATGGTTTTACAAGTATTCATTTGTCAAAACGTACGTCTGTTAACACCCAAATAGTTTCCAGTGTCAGTGACAGTTAGAAGTGCTTCAGACAATTCTTGAAATGactatttttcaaaaacaaaatgtacgCAATGATGCAAAATGGTCGATTTATGACCTGGCTGTCATTTCCGTTCCAGCAGCCGATCCCTGTATGATTGCCTGGTTTTGTTTGCGAAGATATACGATGTAGGCAACCGTGAGCAGAAGCAACACCATCATCACAGGTAACATCACCCAGAAGGCCACTTTGTACACGTCtataaagataaacaaaaataaaaacgaCATCCTTCAACTACTAGGGTAAcgtaattaatgaaatatacattttatcaattGAATAGTGTATAAATGATAATGAGGATGAGTAgcatatttttatcaatatgatttAATTCTATGGTCCTTAAACATTAATCTCATGAATAAAATGGATTGATATCTGTATTAAAAAACTTTATCTAATAGTTAGTATTAAAccttttatatttgtataccgATATACTAAACTACTCACCGTTTTCAGATGTCTGGTCATCCTCAACTACGGcatcttttctttctttcatttcattattcTCCCTCGTTTCATACGCCGATGGAAAACTCCTGCACTGAGGAAACCCGTTTGGCGGAGATGACTTCGATTGCAACGCGAAGGAATCATTAAAAACTAATCCCATGCCATCCTGGAAGTGAGGAGCTATGTGACAATGCATCAGCCACACGCCCCAGTTACCGGCCTTTATTCGTATTACCGCATATGATCCGCTAGGGATCAAAAGTGTATCCTTCCGCGGTGCATGTTGAAGCTCCATACCCGGTATATTACCTCCTAGCCAGCTTGGATCGCTCCACGTAGCGTTATTACAGAAGCTTTGGTTTGGGCCACCAACACCACGACAGTTAATGTCCTCGTTTTGTGAGATGAATTCACCTGTCACATTGTTATAGGTTGCATATCCCACCTTGACAACGTAGTATGAATAACCATGGAGATGTATAGGGTGCGCTATTCCTCTTCCTATACCCATATTTAGTAAAACAAGCTGAACGATTTCGTTTTCATTGATTGATATTGAATGCATGCACTTACAAAGTTTATTTTCTCCACATCCAGCATTTTCACAAGTAACGTCAATTTCTTGGGGCTGCGTCAGAGCTGACACACTAGGAAGTTCGAACTGAATTCCATTCACAGAAGCTGGGGTACTACTTCTCCCAGGAAATCcaaaattcagaaaatattCCTTGAACACAGAATCAGTTCCATTAGGGGACGGTGCAGGATCATTTCCTTGTCTTCGCATGTCAGCAAAACGGTTACAGGTTATGTAATCCTTCTCGGGAAAATACGAAAAGGGGCAGTTAACGACAAAGCATTTAGAAGACAGTGTGCAGTCTTTCCTTGAGGTAACGGGTTCAACCAATGGCGCATTTTTATACCTCAAAATTGCCTCACCTCTACGAAAATTATTTGGACCTATAGTAACAGCACGAATCCAGTAATTGTCAACAGACTGATTCGCggttaaaataaaatcaaaccgTTCTCCTGGACTAAAAATAAATGACTCCGCATCAACTGGAATGAAGTCTTTTCCATCAGAGGCTATGAGTTTGATATCATGATTGTCCACTGATACCCTAAACGTATGCCCACTTCCCACGTTGATCACTCTGAATCTGTATTGCTTCCCTTGTTCAACTGAAAACGTTTCTAATGGAGCTTCGTTGTGAT
Above is a window of Pecten maximus chromosome 7, xPecMax1.1, whole genome shotgun sequence DNA encoding:
- the LOC117331870 gene encoding laccase-like, which encodes MECHKVYSILFVMSSLCICIVVSFECDMNAEVCETSLVVDNQLTMTSLTSGGNVCAKGGKLYSNCDDRNEEIPMSEVITADGWGEEKVVVVANLSLSNNPIIVYKDQRLIIKVINNLYSDTVTIHWHGLLQENTPWMDGVGLITQCPILQGQSFTYDFIANPAGTYWYHSHVGMQRVMGLNGPLIIRERHEDTTEEHIMTVQGWNHDWGADHDFLAHFNLTSVLINGRGRYYTNTSTNDHNEAPLETFSVEQGKQYRFRVINVGSGHTFRVSVDNHDIKLIASDGKDFIPVDAESFIFSPGERFDFILTANQSVDNYWIRAVTIGPNNFRRGEAILRYKNAPLVEPVTSRKDCTLSSKCFVVNCPFSYFPEKDYITCNRFADMRRQGNDPAPSPNGTDSVFKEYFLNFGFPGRSSTPASVNGIQFELPSVSALTQPQEIDVTCENAGCGENKLCKCMHSISINENEIVQLVLLNMGIGRGIAHPIHLHGYSYYVVKVGYATYNNVTGEFISQNEDINCRGVGGPNQSFCNNATWSDPSWLGGNIPGMELQHAPRKDTLLIPSGSYAVIRIKAGNWGVWLMHCHIAPHFQDGMGLVFNDSFALQSKSSPPNGFPQCRSFPSAYETRENNEMKERKDAVVEDDQTSENDVYKVAFWVMLPVMMVLLLLTVAYIVYLRKQNQAIIQGSAAGTEMTARS